AGGTAATAGTTACAAGTTTGACTTTATGCAATAAATTTACATATATGTTTTAATATATATTTAACTCCTAATGTCATAATGGTAAAATATACTTAACATTAAATTTGTGAAGTAAATGGATTAAGTTACATGAAGAGGAGGGGACAATGATGAACTTAACTGAAGAGGCTTTAAAAATAATTATGGATTTGGGTGATAAAAATATATTTGTCATAAAAACTTGTGATTTTAGTTTATATTATAGTATTCTAGATGAATTAAAAAATAACACGTTATTTTATGTTCCCAATACAGAAATTAAATACAGGAGTTTTAAAGAACTATATGAAAGTACAGACAATTTGTTAATAGATTATATATATAACTTAAGGACAAAGAGTATTATTTTGTTGTATGAACAATTTATTCAGATAATTGAAAAGATTGATTTCAAAATAATTAACAGTAGTATAATAGTGCTTAATAATAATATTGAACGCTATAAATTTTTGCCTATAAACGAAGAAAAAGTTATAAATAAAATTGCTACTACAGATATCAACGAAATCCAAGATGAAGAAATAGATTATATGCTTGAATATTATGATGATATAAGAGTCGACAGATATGGTGATACACAAAGAGTTATTATAGATTACAAAGATAAAAATATTTTTGAAAATTTAAGTGTAGAGGAAATTAACTTGGTAGATACAACCCGTGCCTTATCTATACAACGTAAAAAATATGGAGATTATGTGAGTGATAATAGTGTAGAAAAATGCTTAATTTATTTAGCACAGGATTTAAAAATATATATTAATAAAGAGTATTATAACAGACTTCAAAGTGATATATTATTGAAGGAATTCTATAATAGTTCATATAATCAAGTTTGCGTAATTGCAAATCCTGAACATTTTGATTCGTTACCTATGTATCTTAATGCATGGTGTAGAATTTTTAAAAATATTATACTAGTGGAATATGATATTGATACTAATATATCTTATGAACAAACATATGATATTGATTTATTATTAAAAAAATATTGGAATAGTAATAAATTCCGAGAGTACTGTATTTATGATATTTATTCAAATAAGTATCAAGTAAAAAAAATTACACAGAAAGAAATTATAATGCAAATTCTATCACAATATGTAAAATCTAAAAGCGGCAATAGTAATGAATGGAAAGATATTTTTTTTATTGCTTCAACTGGAGCAGGTAAGTCATTGCTATATCAACTACCTTCAATTATTTTAAATGATGAAAATAGAATTACTATTGTAGTTTCTCCTTTAAAAGCGTTAATGAAAGACCAATTACAGACTATGCATGAAAAAGGGTTAACTTATGCTACATATATAAATTCAGATGTTTCGTATTCGGAACAGATAGAAAGACTTGAAGGAATAAAAAATGGAAAATATTCCTTGATATATGTGTCTCCTGAATTTTTACAAAAGTATTCCAGTGCTAAATATCTTGTTGGTGATAGAAAAATAGGATTAGTAGTTGTAGATGAGGCTCATTGTGTTAGTACATGGGGAAAAGATTTTCGTGCTGATTATGGATATTTAGGAGATTATATAAAAAGATACAGAAAAGAGATGCAATTTCCAATTTTAGCATTAACGGCAACTGCAGTGTGGGGTGGAGAATTTGATACACTAAATGAAATAATAGGATATTTAAACCTTATGCCAGCCCCTATCATCTATTATACAGATATTAAAAGAACAAATGTAGATATAGAAATAAAAAAAGTAAATGTTACTGGGAATTACCGTGAAACCAAAATAAAAATGACTATTGATGAAATCACTAAGATAGTAAAGGAAGGAAAGAAAGCAATAGTATACTTTCCGTGGAAAAGCCAAATTAAAGATATTTATATTAGACTTTCAGAAGATATTCAATCTAAAGTAGCAATTTATACTGGTGACACAAAGGGAGAAGAAGGTGAAGAAATTATTTCAAAGTTTAAGTCTGGAGAATATATAGTTGTTCTTGCAACGAAAGCCTTTGGCATGGGTATAGATATATCTGATATTGAAATAGTATATCATCATGCGATACCTGGAAATTTGGCTGATTATTCCCAAGAAATTGGACGAGCGGGCAGGAATCGAGAAATTAGAGGAAAAGCCTATACTCTATTTAATCAAAAAGATTTTCAATATTGGAGAATTCTTAAAGGAATTTCTCGTCCTACACAATGGGAGTTAAAACTTATAGTTAATAAATTATATGATGAGTTTAAATATGGTAAGAAAAAACGTCTACAAAAGTTATTGCCTTTAGATACTTTTTCATTTGTTTTTAACGAAAATGAAGTAGATAATACCGAGCAAAAAATAAGGACAGCATTATTTTTAATAGAAAAAGATTTTTTTAAAAGATTTGGTTGGAATATAATTAGCGTCTACCCAAGAGATGAATTTGGTAACTATTACTGTACAGTAGATGACGGTAATAAAGATGAATTTATAAATAAATATGGAAAATATGTTA
The genomic region above belongs to Acetivibrio saccincola and contains:
- a CDS encoding DEAD/DEAH box helicase; translation: MNLTEEALKIIMDLGDKNIFVIKTCDFSLYYSILDELKNNTLFYVPNTEIKYRSFKELYESTDNLLIDYIYNLRTKSIILLYEQFIQIIEKIDFKIINSSIIVLNNNIERYKFLPINEEKVINKIATTDINEIQDEEIDYMLEYYDDIRVDRYGDTQRVIIDYKDKNIFENLSVEEINLVDTTRALSIQRKKYGDYVSDNSVEKCLIYLAQDLKIYINKEYYNRLQSDILLKEFYNSSYNQVCVIANPEHFDSLPMYLNAWCRIFKNIILVEYDIDTNISYEQTYDIDLLLKKYWNSNKFREYCIYDIYSNKYQVKKITQKEIIMQILSQYVKSKSGNSNEWKDIFFIASTGAGKSLLYQLPSIILNDENRITIVVSPLKALMKDQLQTMHEKGLTYATYINSDVSYSEQIERLEGIKNGKYSLIYVSPEFLQKYSSAKYLVGDRKIGLVVVDEAHCVSTWGKDFRADYGYLGDYIKRYRKEMQFPILALTATAVWGGEFDTLNEIIGYLNLMPAPIIYYTDIKRTNVDIEIKKVNVTGNYRETKIKMTIDEITKIVKEGKKAIVYFPWKSQIKDIYIRLSEDIQSKVAIYTGDTKGEEGEEIISKFKSGEYIVVLATKAFGMGIDISDIEIVYHHAIPGNLADYSQEIGRAGRNREIRGKAYTLFNQKDFQYWRILKGISRPTQWELKLIVNKLYDEFKYGKKKRLQKLLPLDTFSFVFNENEVDNTEQKIRTALFLIEKDFFKRFGWNIISVYPRDEFGNYYCTVDDGNKDEFINKYGKYVREICNIEDNIRFSRDKYYLCKDIGNILEIDLKKLWEEKYYDKNYRSIKYLFFNNKLFEDFSVIPRIYTKIELQSSKEKVLGQLEYALNIIATALQTQDKFTKNELEKSLRRVVRDDYGLDDKEIINKLLHICTTFLYMEVGSNNYSHKMIIRKRDEGNEYIYIAPRLKISLGLQNIIKIFNNRFEDGEIFEKFLVPPYIGNSIYTCETLDLAYILETMGLASFIINGGHMQYVNIVVNSVDKLATAYYKNQLLMDMRTRDDNEIKIVERFINTDKNKWDYIEDYFLGRLNI